The sequence below is a genomic window from Deltaproteobacteria bacterium GWC2_55_46.
GGGACAATATGTGGCTTTATATCCCGAACGTGGGCAAACCCATCAGGACGACCAGCCTGCAGTCCGTAGTGGGAGGCGTTTTCAATAACTCCGACATACTTCAGCTCGATTACAATGTGGAATACACGGTGGAGAAGGTGGAGGAGGAAGATGGCAATTACCTTCTCCATCTCAAGGCAAAGACCAGAACGGTAGCCTATGACAGGCTCAAGATGTGGGTTGACAAGGAAAAGAAGGTGCCGACCAGGATTGATTGCCTGACGGAAGCCTCGATGCTCATCAAGACACTGTACTTTAAAGACATAAAGGACTTCGGAGCGGGAATAGTAAGGCCCGCGGTCATTGAGACTGAAAGCCCTTTGTACAAGGGATACAAATCGGCAATGGTATTGGCGCGGATAAAGAAACGGGATTTTAAAGACGAGGTCTTCACCCTTACGTTCATGCCCAGGCTTGAGACCTTGAGATAGTTTGAATGGATACAGTAGCGGTAAGCGGGCTCAAAAAGAGCTATGACGGATTTACGGCTGTTGACGGCGTCAGCTTCTCCATTGGGAGAGGGGAAATTTTCGGCCTTCTCGGCCCGAATGGCGCCGGGAAGACAACGACCATAAAAATGCTTTCAGGACTGTCCAGGTCGTCTTCGGGTGATGTTAAGATAATGGGCCGCGACGTGGTCAGGAAAACTCTCGAAGTCAAAAGGCTCATCGGCGTGGTCCCTGAAACATCAAACCTCTATCCCGAGCTCACCAGCCTTGAGAACCTTGTTTTCGCCGGGAGGCTCTATGGAATGAAAACCGCTGAAGCCAGGGCAAAGGCAGAGGAGCTGCTCAGGGTTTTCGGCCTCGAAGAGAAAAGAAATGCCCCCTTCGGGAGCCTGTCAGGCGGGATGAAAAGGCGGCTCACGGTGGCGGCATCGCTGATCCACGAGCCGCCGGTATTATTTCTTGATGAGCCTACGACGGGGCTTGATGTAATGAGCGCAAGGGGCTTGAGAGAGATAATACAATCCCTGAAGGGCAGAGGAACTACGATACTCCTTACTACGCACTATATAGATGAGGCGGACAGGCTGTGTGACCGGGTTGGCATTATCGTCAAAGGTAAAATAATAGCCATTGACACTCCTGACGGGTTGAAGAAGTCTATCGCGGCAAAAAAGGCCGTCGATATCAAGATCGTTGCACCCGGCCCTGAAGTGGAGGATAGATTAAGGCTTCTTGCAGGCAACGCGTATGAGGTTGAGAGAAGAGAACGTTTTTACAGATTTCATGTCGGTAACATAAACTCCTTTCTGGCGGAGTTTTCAGCCCTTGCGCGGGACAACGGCCTTGAGATAGAGTCTATCGATACAGTCACCCCATCTCTGGAAGACGCTTTCGTGGAGATAACTGGTTTGCACAGGGAAGTTATGGTCGAAGAGAAGCATGCGCATTGAGACCGTAAACGCCACAAGGGCCGCCTATTATATCGCTCTCAAGGATATGAAGGCCTATTACTTCAAGCCTCCGAATATAAGCTGGGGAATACTTTTCCCCCTCGCGTTCCTCTTGGCCTTTTATGTCAGAAATCCCGGGGACTTTTCTGGAATGCTGCCGGGTTTCCTTGCGTTAAGTCTCCTGTTCGCCACAACCTCGATGGAGGCGATAACCATCACTTTTGAGAGGATGACAGGCGCGCTGGAGCGGTTGATGCTCTATCCGGTCTCTACCCTGACCGTCATATCCGGAAAGATAGCAGGCGGGGCGTTTTTCGGGCTTTTCCTTTTTTTCGAAGTAAAGGTAAGCAGCCCCGTACTGTTCTTTGTGTCGGTAATTATTTCTTCTATCGCGTTCGCGGCCCTCGGCGCGTTCGTTTCCGTTTCGGTAAGGCAGGTCTTCGAGGCCCAGACGCTGGCAAACCTTTTCAGATTTCCTATGATATTTCTAAGCGGCGTTTTCATCCCGGTCCACGACCTGCCGTCCTCGGTCAGGCCAGTTGCCTATTTAATGCCACTTACTTACAGCATTGACAGCGTCAGGGCCTCGCTGGGTTATCAGCCGGAGGTTCTATCCCCGGCGGCAAGCCTTGCGGTTCTTTTGTTTTTCATTTTTATACTCCTCGGGTCGTCCGTATGGATACTCAAGCGCAGGATGTCATGAAATTTATCCTTTCCATTACTTTATGGCTCAGCGTTTTTTTGTCCCCCGCAATTTCTTTCTCCGAAGAGTATACCTTCGAGATACCTGAGATAGAGAAAAAACCGTACAGCATAGGAGGCTTTATCGAGGCGAGGCCGGCGCTTTTCGGTCTGGACAAGGCCGCGTCCCTTTATAAATTGAGGTTCTACGGACGCGACGAAGGGGCCACTACTTATGAGTACAACGCGAGGCTCCAATTGGACTTCTCAGCCGGGCGCGGACCCGTAAGCCTCTTTGCGAGGACGAATACAGATTATAAAAAATCCTATCTTGGCGAATCGCAGGGGACTATTTTCTACGAAGCATACCTTTCGCTTCAGCCCGCATCCGGTCTCTCTATTGAAATTGGAAAGAAGGCGCTCAGGTGGGGCAAGGGTTACGCATGGAACCCGGTAGCCTTTGTGGACAGGCCCAAAGACCCTGATGACCCGGAACTCAACCTGGAGGGTTTTACAGCCGCTTCCGTTGAGTATATAAAGAGCTTTACCGGTCCCCTCAAGACAGCTTCGGTGACCGCTGTCCTTGTACCTGTCTACAGCGGAGTGAACGATGGTTTCGGGGATGAAGGTTTGAATTTCGCCGGCAAACTCTATCTCCTACTCTATGACACCGACATAGACCTGATTGTACTTGCCGGGGACAGCAAGGCAACGAGTTACGGGTTCGATTTCGCCACAAATATAAGCACGAACTTCGAGGTGCATGGAGAGCTTGCCATTATAAACGATTTCAGAAGTGCCGTGCTGGATCGCAGCGGCAACACCTCCGAGTCCAGGCATGATTCGTTGAGCTACCTTCTTGGCATCAGATACCTGACCGAGCGGGAGACGACATACATCATCGAATACTACCACAACGGGACCGGATTCACCGCTGCCGAGATGAGGGATTATTTTTCCTTCATAGATGACGGATACGAGACTTTTCTATCAACCGGAAACGACAGTCTTTTAAGAAAAGCCTTTTCGGTCACTGATAAAAATTACGGCAGGATAAATCCCATGAGAGATTACCTGTATGTCCGGGTCAGCCAGAAGGACCCCTTTGACAGACTCTACTGGACCCCTGCGATTACATCCATTGTAAACCTGAGCGACATGAGCTATTCGATATCTCCGGAGGTAATGTACGCTGGAGTTACAGACCTTGAGCTCAGGCTAAAGGCTTCTTTCATATCAGGCGGCCGCCTGAGCGAATACGGGGAGAAGCAAAACGACTACAGGGTCGAGTTCAGGGCGAGATATTATTTTTAGCTATCTAACTCAGGGGGCTCAAGAGATCATTATCATCGTCAACCTGCGGGGCAAGGCAAAGTGCGGCATAAAAAATCCCGCGCGGGAAAGAAGTGAGTTGAGAGTGAAAACGGTAACTTATTAATTCAAAAAGGAAAATCTTGGTGCCGGAGGCGGGGGTCGAACCCTCACGGGATTGCTGGGGGGACATCGACACACATGGTTTTGCCATCCTTGATCAAAATTCGCGCCATGTTTCCTGAAATCAAATCTTTTCTGATGGACCATGACACCATGCTGGCCCATCGACCACAGTGGGGCAGGAGCAAAAGCGTGATTTGTCTGGATTGAACAGCACGGAGGCTGCATTGTATGACGACCTGCATTAGGACCGATTGGGTACTCAGCTGCGACTTGAGCAGGAGAGAATCGGGTTTGCATGGGTTAAAACGGCCCTGAAAAAATTATAGACAGACCTCAGCAGGCAAATGAAGTGTAAAAGCCACTACGGATTTTCAAAATTGCATTCTCTTGCAAAGCGTTCAGGCTTTTTTGTATGTATAGTTTACGATATTCCAGACTCAACGCCAATATCGCTGAAACCTCCAAAGACCTCGGGGAGGATATGGGCAAGTGGCTGAGGCAAAATGGGCAAAGTGTAGGATATTCTGAAGGCGGTATAGGTGGCAGTGTGCACGGTGGGGTAGGTTTGAGCATACTCGGGAACGGTGGAGGAATCAAAGGAAGCGCTGATGGCAAAATAGGGAGAAGATCGGTCGAAGATGAATCGATCAATCTCCTTACTTCAGGATACGATAAGCTTATACGTCAGTCTGTGTCGGAAGCCAGAGACAAGGGACTTAACAGGGAAGAAACGGAAAAATACGTAGCTGGCAAAATAGGGGATTTTACGCAAGGTCTCTATGATCAGGCGAGAAACGCGAAGTCTCTCGATTACGGGGCGAGTGCACCGGTAGGCGCGGCTAAACGTATACTCGACAAGGTAGATAAAAAATTTCATTCGATAGATGTGGAAGAAATTCAGAAGAAACCGGATTAGAGTCGGCCAGATCCTCCTCATCTCACTCTTTCGGAATTTGCACGGAAAGGAGCGAAACAAAACCGAATCCGGGATATGTGTGGGAGATTAATGTGTTTCGATTTTATAAACTATCTCATTCAGAGTTGCTCCTGACATGCTCTCGCGAACTCTTTCTTGAAGAACAACCCCTCCTAGCGATTCTGCAATCTTTCGGCTTGGGATATTGTTTTGGTCAACCGGGTAGATGAAATATGAAAAAACAAGATTGTCCTTTGCCCATTTTGTCATATATCGTATGGCTTCTCTACCTAACTTTTTTCCATGGGCGCTCTTTTTGATCCATATTCCAAGCTCAGGGGTTTGGGTGTTTTTATTTCCGTGAAGGGCACATATACCTATAAATTCTCCGTTGTCAATTTTTGTGATTGCAAAAACCATTTCAGACCCAGCTGCCATATTTTTTCTGCATGTCTCGATAAATTCGTGGGTCTGTGCAATATCGCTAAGGGGTTTTGGTATCATATAACGCGTTATGTCTTCAGTAAATTCATGGAATATGTCTTTAGCATGTTCTATAGAAATAGGCGATAAAATTACCCTATCCCCTTCAATTATCGTTGTGAGAAAGTCTAACGATGCAATACATTTTGCTTTAAGTGATCTCATATCTGGATTGTAAACAGCCAATAGGATAGCCATTCGACTGCCATTCATTGCTTTTTAGATGCCCTTTGACTTTTTAAAAATTGTCTTTACGATGACCGATTCCGCCTGGCAAATCCATATCTTTCCCAACGTCTCTTCCAAAACCGATCCCGATTTGATGATGCTCTGCCGCTTCACCGGTATCTACACTCCTTCTTTTTTTATTTACTATAATAAGGATGGCCATAAATACAAACCAAAGTCCCACAATTATAAGACCGGCTATCATATCCTCCGACATGTTCCTTTCCCCCTTTCTTTGCCACCAATCAATATGCCGCGCTTTTGGTAAGGCTCCAGCTCATACATATGTATTATAATAGGCCGGTGTTAACACCTTTTCAAGCATTTTGGCCAAGCCTTTGTAAACCTCCCTTTTTTAGTGCCGCGTAATAATGGGGTTTTCCATGGGTTATTTTGACGCCAGGTACTCGGTAGGCGTCAGGTTTTCAAGCGACTCATGGGGCCGCTCTTTATAGTGGATCAGGCTACCGGGCTGACCGCCACACTGACGCTTCCCAGCCACCGCCCAGGGCCTTGTAGACCTCAACCAGGCTCACGAGCTGGGTACGCTGGGTGCGGGTCAGGTCGAGCTCGGCCGCGAAGCGCTGCCGCTGCGCGTCAAGCACCTCCAGATAGGTCGCGAGCCCGTTGGTGTAACGAATCTCGGCGAGCCCGACGGCACGCCCGAGCGCCGCGACGAGGGTCTCTTGTTCGGCGCGGACCTCACGGGCCCTGCGGTACGCCACTAGCGCGTCCTCCACCTCCCGGAACGCTTGCTGGATCGTCTGCTCGTACCGGATCAGCGCTTGCTCGCGCCGGGCTTCTGTGGCCGAGAGGCGCGCCCGGTTCCGCCCCGCGTTAAAGATCGGCAGGGTGATGCGCGGCCCGAGCTGCCAGATGCGCGCGGATCCCGTGAAGAGATTGGCGAGATCCGCGCTCTCCACGCCGAACACGCCGGTGAGCGTGATTTGGGGGAAGAAGGCGGCCTTCGCCTCCCCGATTCGCGCATTCGCCGCGACGAGCGCCTGCTCCGCCTGCCGGAGGTCGGGCCGCCGCTCGAGGAGCGAGGAAGGGAGCCCCGCCGGAATCGACGGAGGAAGCGTCTGCTCGGTCAGCATCCGCTCGCGGGCCACGGGGCCGGGATTCCGGCCGAGAAGGGTGCTCAGCCGGTTCTCCGCCTGTGCGATGCGCCGGTTGAGATCGGGCAGTACGGCCGCGGCAGCCGCGACTTCGCCCTCCGCCCGGCGGAGGTCCAGTTCGGGGGTCAACCCCTCGCGGTGTCCCAGTTCGATAATCCGTAGCGACTCGCGCCGAGAGGCGAGCGTGCGGGCCGCGATCAGGTGTTCCCGGTCCAGCGCGAGGAGCTCGAAGTAGGTCTGAGCGACATCGCTGATGAGCGTGGTGAGGACGGTCCGGCGCGCCTCCTCGCCGGCGAGGAGCTCGGCCCGAGCGGCTTCCGTCGCGCGGCGCAGGCGGCCCCAGAAGTCGAGCTCGAAGGCCAGATCGCCACGGGTCGTCCAGAAGTCAGACTCCGGATCCACGCCAGCCGGGACTGGGACCGGCCCCACTTCGGAGATGCGTCGCCGCTCAAAGCCTCCGCCCGCGTCCACCGTCGGGAACTGGGCCGAGCGCGCTACCCCGAGCTGGGCACGGGTTTCGCTCACGCGGGCGACCGCGAGCCGGAGGTCCTTGTTCTCCGCGAGGGCAGCGCGGAGGAGCGAGCGCAGAGACTCGTCCTGGAACAGATCCCACCAGTCGAGG
It includes:
- a CDS encoding outer membrane lipoprotein-sorting protein, which encodes MHRFILAFLIVLFYAFEAFAVDGAVLLEQIDRNLNPESYESYRKLINIEPDGRRKEYTLFTMKKGLDKTAFVFLAPASEKGRSALRLGDNMWLYIPNVGKPIRTTSLQSVVGGVFNNSDILQLDYNVEYTVEKVEEEDGNYLLHLKAKTRTVAYDRLKMWVDKEKKVPTRIDCLTEASMLIKTLYFKDIKDFGAGIVRPAVIETESPLYKGYKSAMVLARIKKRDFKDEVFTLTFMPRLETLR